A single genomic interval of uncultured Desulfobacter sp. harbors:
- a CDS encoding amino acid ABC transporter permease gives MQNMLTFFSSITDSLPYIFSGLWITVVLIIGAMGLGLMIGIPFSVIRVYGHPFARRCVALYVWFFRGVPVLVLFYLFYFGLLVWLDQAPALDFLPLGNAFFAAILVLGMTTGAYQTQIFKGAILSLPQGQLKAARSLGMSDISAITSIILPQALRFSIPAWSNEYSIVLKDSALAYVIGVAELMSRTRSVAAITHKPLPFTLFAGLIFFILTWVGVKGLKRLEQKVQIQGYTQ, from the coding sequence ATGCAAAACATGCTTACTTTTTTTTCTTCCATAACCGACTCCCTGCCCTATATATTTTCAGGACTGTGGATTACGGTGGTTCTCATTATCGGCGCCATGGGCTTAGGCCTTATGATCGGGATACCTTTTTCCGTAATCCGGGTTTACGGCCATCCCTTTGCCCGGCGCTGTGTGGCACTCTATGTCTGGTTTTTCAGGGGTGTGCCTGTGCTTGTACTCTTCTACCTGTTCTACTTTGGGCTTCTGGTCTGGCTGGACCAGGCGCCGGCATTGGATTTTTTGCCCCTTGGCAATGCTTTTTTTGCAGCTATCCTGGTTTTAGGCATGACGACCGGAGCGTATCAAACCCAAATCTTCAAAGGCGCAATTCTCTCTTTGCCCCAGGGTCAGCTTAAGGCGGCACGCTCCCTTGGCATGAGTGATATTTCAGCCATAACCTCTATTATTCTGCCCCAGGCTCTGCGGTTTTCCATTCCGGCCTGGTCCAATGAATACTCCATTGTTTTAAAGGATTCAGCGCTTGCCTATGTGATCGGGGTGGCGGAACTGATGTCCAGGACCCGGTCCGTGGCGGCTATCACCCACAAACCCCTGCCCTTTACCCTGTTTGCCGGACTGATATTTTTTATACTGACCTGGGTTGGGGTCAAGGGACTTAAGCGGCTGGAGCAGAAAGTGCAAATTCAAGGATATACCCAATGA
- a CDS encoding ABC transporter substrate-binding protein, producing the protein MSVLTAFACLCLTPAGAKDVYTNGIDFGFPPFGYVDKAGNPAGFDVECANWIAKEMGFEVKHQPMDWDGIIPALNAKKIDFIASGMSATEARKEIVNFTIPYYEVSQVLVVLKDKTDDFNSFLTTAKKVGSQRGTTSAKFLKEMLATGKYKFKLIEYDSTDLSMEDLKIGRIDGSAMDSSIAYELNKKGAYKIAGSFDVPTEKYGYAVRKGDDKLLNLLNQGLKKLMADPQWQVLKDKYDIH; encoded by the coding sequence ATGAGTGTTTTAACGGCATTTGCATGTCTGTGCCTGACACCTGCCGGCGCAAAAGATGTGTACACTAACGGCATTGATTTCGGCTTTCCGCCCTTTGGATATGTGGACAAGGCCGGCAATCCAGCAGGATTTGACGTGGAATGCGCAAACTGGATCGCCAAAGAGATGGGTTTTGAAGTCAAACACCAACCCATGGACTGGGACGGCATTATCCCTGCTCTGAATGCTAAAAAAATTGATTTTATCGCATCCGGCATGAGTGCCACCGAAGCCAGGAAAGAGATTGTCAACTTCACCATACCCTACTATGAAGTCAGCCAGGTGCTTGTGGTGTTGAAGGACAAGACCGATGATTTTAACTCCTTTTTGACTACGGCTAAAAAAGTGGGCTCCCAGCGTGGCACCACCAGCGCCAAATTCCTTAAAGAAATGCTTGCCACAGGAAAATACAAATTTAAACTTATAGAGTACGATTCAACGGACCTAAGCATGGAAGATCTCAAAATCGGCCGTATTGACGGGTCGGCCATGGACTCCTCCATTGCCTATGAACTCAACAAAAAAGGGGCCTACAAAATTGCAGGTAGCTTTGACGTGCCCACCGAAAAGTATGGCTATGCCGTACGCAAGGGTGATGACAAACTTTTGAACCTGCTCAACCAAGGGCTGAAAAAGCTGATGGCTGATCCCCAGTGGCAGGTGCTTAAGGACAAATACGACATACATTAG
- a CDS encoding 1,4-dihydroxy-2-naphthoate polyprenyltransferase, protein MNLHHWWLAIRPKTLPAAACPVVVGAACAISDHRFSALIFAAALAGALLIQISVNLANDYFDFLHHIDTPDRKGPERVTQSGLIAPETVRNAFILTMLAALGLGTFLIIKGGVVILYIVIASLLGVLCYSAGPFPIASNGLGEVFVFIFFGPVAVLGTYYLMAGCVTPAVFIASVPVGLLVTAIIVVNNLRDIGTDARAGKRTLAVILGPWRTKVEFVFLVLFSFLIPCLMFASGRWSWPILLPLAVFWKSYPVFKTIFEQDGKILNLALADTAKLALMFSALFAIGIVIG, encoded by the coding sequence ATGAATCTACACCACTGGTGGCTGGCCATCCGGCCCAAAACCCTTCCTGCAGCGGCTTGCCCGGTTGTTGTTGGCGCAGCCTGCGCTATTTCTGATCACAGGTTTTCAGCACTGATTTTTGCGGCGGCCCTGGCAGGCGCGTTATTGATCCAGATCTCCGTGAACCTGGCCAATGATTATTTTGATTTTCTGCACCACATTGATACCCCGGACCGGAAAGGGCCGGAACGTGTGACCCAAAGCGGGCTGATTGCGCCTGAAACCGTTCGAAACGCATTTATACTGACCATGCTGGCAGCCCTGGGTTTAGGCACCTTTCTGATTATCAAAGGCGGGGTTGTGATCTTGTATATTGTGATCGCCTCTCTTCTCGGGGTTCTTTGTTACAGTGCCGGCCCCTTTCCTATTGCGTCCAACGGCCTTGGCGAAGTGTTTGTATTTATTTTTTTCGGACCTGTGGCAGTGCTGGGCACCTATTACCTCATGGCCGGATGCGTAACGCCGGCCGTCTTCATCGCATCTGTGCCTGTGGGCCTCTTGGTCACAGCTATTATCGTGGTCAATAACCTGCGGGATATCGGAACAGATGCCAGGGCAGGCAAAAGAACCCTGGCCGTGATATTAGGCCCCTGGCGGACCAAGGTGGAATTTGTGTTTCTGGTCCTTTTTTCTTTTTTGATTCCCTGTCTGATGTTTGCCTCGGGCCGCTGGTCCTGGCCCATTCTGCTGCCTCTGGCAGTATTCTGGAAATCCTATCCTGTATTTAAAACCATTTTTGAACAGGATGGAAAAATTCTTAACCTGGCCCTTGCAGACACGGCAAAGCTTGCATTGATGTTCAGTGCGCTGTTTGCCATTGGGATCGTGATTGGATAA
- a CDS encoding MaoC family dehydratase — protein sequence MELLKFTGTFKKHKTKESKTMSDQKKCQEFLSFIEPQIGQQIHEGPWLEIDQKRINDFAEVTGDVQWIHTDVQRAREESPYKSTIAHGYLTLSLLPYLTESNHPDFFQKNYPGMKYRVNYGLNRLRFPSAVKAGAKIRARTTIHRVEEVKGGIQICYLITVDIEGSEKPACVVEFLARVYP from the coding sequence ATGGAACTTTTAAAATTTACAGGTACTTTTAAAAAACATAAAACTAAAGAGAGCAAAACTATGAGCGATCAAAAAAAATGTCAGGAGTTTTTAAGTTTTATTGAGCCACAGATTGGCCAACAGATTCATGAGGGTCCCTGGCTTGAGATTGACCAGAAACGAATTAATGATTTTGCTGAAGTTACCGGTGATGTGCAATGGATTCATACAGATGTTCAGCGAGCCAGAGAAGAATCTCCTTATAAATCAACAATTGCTCACGGGTATTTGACATTGTCTTTATTGCCTTATTTAACTGAAAGCAATCATCCTGATTTTTTTCAGAAAAATTATCCCGGCATGAAGTATCGGGTAAACTATGGTCTTAACCGCCTTCGTTTTCCTTCTGCTGTTAAAGCCGGCGCCAAAATTCGGGCAAGAACGACAATTCATCGAGTAGAAGAGGTGAAGGGCGGTATACAGATTTGTTATCTTATTACCGTTGATATTGAAGGTAGTGAAAAGCCGGCTTGTGTTGTCGAATTTCTGGCACGCGTTTACCCTTAA